From Vidua macroura isolate BioBank_ID:100142 chromosome 5, ASM2450914v1, whole genome shotgun sequence, the proteins below share one genomic window:
- the PVALB gene encoding parvalbumin alpha, which produces MAMTDLLSAEDIKKAVGAFSAAESFNYKKFFEMVGLKKKSPEDVKKVFHILDKDQSGFIEEEELKFVLKGFTPEGRDLSDKETKALLAAGDKDGDGKIGADEFATMVAES; this is translated from the exons ATGGCTATGACTGACTTGCTCAGCGCTGAGGATATCAAGAAGGCTGTGGGAGCCTTTTCAG CGGCTGAATCTTTTAACTACAAAAAGTTTTTCGAGATGGTAGGATTGAAAAAGAAGAGCCCAGAAGATGTGAAGAAGGTTTTCCATATTCTTGATAAAGATCAGAGCGGCTTCATTGAAGAGGAAGAATTGAA GTTTGTCCTGAAGGGCTTTACCCCAGAAGGAAGAGACCTATCAGACAAAGAAACGAAGGCTCTTCTTGCTGCTGGAGATAAGGATGGTGATGGTAAAATTGGCGCTGATG aaTTTGCAACTATGGTGGCTGAATCATAA